A genomic region of Limnohabitans curvus contains the following coding sequences:
- the yihA gene encoding ribosome biogenesis GTP-binding protein YihA/YsxC: MGWLHTARFLTTAAQLHHLPVYDLPEIAFVGRSNAGKSTCINVLTQQKRLAYASKTPGRTQHINLFAMGRQGKTDAVLADLPGYGYAAVPKQDKIRWQQVMANYLLTRPNLRAMVLMCDPRHGLTELDEILLDVIRPRVEEGLKFLVLLTKADKLNKTDGAKALQITKLQAGGGEVRLFSALKKQGVDEVAATLYKWMHP, encoded by the coding sequence ATGGGCTGGCTACACACAGCCCGCTTCTTGACCACCGCAGCCCAGCTGCACCACTTGCCCGTCTACGACCTGCCCGAAATTGCCTTTGTGGGCCGTTCCAACGCGGGTAAATCAACCTGCATCAACGTGCTGACCCAGCAAAAACGCTTGGCCTATGCCTCCAAAACACCCGGTCGCACCCAGCACATCAACTTGTTTGCCATGGGTCGCCAAGGCAAAACCGATGCCGTGCTGGCTGACTTGCCCGGTTATGGCTACGCCGCCGTACCCAAGCAAGACAAGATTCGTTGGCAACAAGTGATGGCGAACTATTTGCTCACCCGCCCCAACCTGCGTGCGATGGTGCTGATGTGTGACCCACGCCACGGTTTGACCGAGCTGGACGAAATTTTGTTGGACGTGATTCGCCCACGGGTAGAAGAAGGTTTGAAGTTTTTGGTGTTGCTGACCAAGGCAGACAAACTCAACAAGACCGATGGCGCGAAGGCGCTGCAAATCACCAAGCTGCAAGCCGGCGGCGGTGAAGTGCGTTTGTTCTCAGCGCTGAAAAAACAAGGGGTAGACGAAGTCGCCGCCACCTTGTACAAGTGGATGCACCCTTAA
- a CDS encoding lysophospholipid acyltransferase family protein has protein sequence MFSNFGLCVLRGLGYLPLSWLRALGAGLGALLMAVIPSRRRVVQTNLRVCFPHLSDAERDALTRQTFVYFAQAWLDRSWLWHRSATCIQSRVQLSGEVAALSEATPTVLFAPHFMGLDVGWTALTLNLPLRFTTIFTPQSNAAVDAWVAKGRQRFGQVRLFRREDGVKPIVAALRQNELLYLLPDMNFGPSESIFVPFYGEPAATVPSLSRFAKLGRARVVPVITRMTDAGYEVVVHPAWNDFPTDDAEADTAKMNQRLAVFINTMPAQYFWVHKRFKTRPPGAPELY, from the coding sequence ATGTTCAGCAATTTTGGTTTGTGTGTGCTGCGCGGCTTGGGCTATTTGCCTTTGTCGTGGTTGCGCGCCCTAGGTGCGGGCTTGGGCGCTTTGCTGATGGCGGTGATTCCATCGCGTCGCCGTGTGGTGCAAACCAATTTGCGTGTGTGCTTCCCGCATTTGAGCGATGCCGAGCGTGATGCGCTCACACGCCAAACCTTTGTGTATTTCGCGCAAGCGTGGCTGGACCGGAGCTGGCTATGGCACCGCAGTGCGACGTGCATCCAATCCCGCGTGCAGCTATCCGGTGAGGTGGCCGCTTTGTCAGAGGCCACGCCCACGGTGTTGTTCGCGCCGCATTTCATGGGCTTGGACGTGGGGTGGACAGCGCTCACGCTCAACTTGCCTTTGCGTTTCACGACCATCTTCACGCCGCAATCGAACGCGGCGGTGGATGCCTGGGTGGCCAAAGGTCGTCAGCGCTTTGGCCAAGTTCGCTTGTTTCGCCGCGAAGATGGCGTCAAACCCATCGTGGCAGCCTTGCGTCAAAACGAGTTGTTGTACTTATTGCCTGACATGAACTTTGGCCCGAGCGAGTCCATCTTTGTGCCGTTTTATGGCGAGCCAGCGGCCACTGTGCCGTCGCTCTCACGCTTTGCCAAATTAGGCCGTGCCCGTGTGGTGCCGGTCATCACGCGGATGACGGATGCGGGTTATGAAGTGGTGGTGCATCCGGCGTGGAACGACTTTCCCACAGACGATGCCGAGGCTGATACAGCCAAGATGAACCAGCGCTTGGCGGTGTTCATCAACACCATGCCCGCCCAATACTTCTGGGTGCACAAGCGCTTCAAGACGCGTCCACCGGGTGCGCCTGAACTCTATTGA
- a CDS encoding lysophospholipid acyltransferase family protein — protein sequence MSLTTRIFHFLARMPLPLMQRLGAVLGWLVWWLSPSYRRNFKANVQAAGVAWRDARPAVAAIGAMVAELPWVWMRPHSAKLDGLVTWDGAEHFEAAMQAGKGAIIMSPHLGSWEIGAQAIAEKFGPTYGPMVALFRPARKAWLEPLVANARTRPYLDSAPTSLAGVRTLIRTLRNGGYTAILPDQVPPLGQGVWAPFFGRDVYTMTLLAKLAQQTGAQVIMTWCERLPAGQGFCMHMRPFDAPEVKDSSVSPEVAAAAVNRGVERMVLDAPGQYLWGYARDKQPRAEG from the coding sequence ATGTCTCTCACCACCCGTATTTTTCATTTCCTTGCACGCATGCCCCTGCCTTTGATGCAGCGGTTGGGCGCTGTGCTGGGGTGGCTGGTGTGGTGGCTATCGCCCAGTTATCGCCGCAATTTCAAAGCCAATGTGCAGGCGGCTGGCGTGGCGTGGCGCGATGCACGTCCTGCTGTGGCGGCCATTGGCGCCATGGTGGCTGAGCTGCCTTGGGTCTGGATGCGTCCGCACAGTGCCAAGCTGGACGGCTTGGTGACGTGGGATGGTGCAGAGCACTTTGAAGCGGCGATGCAAGCCGGCAAAGGTGCCATCATCATGTCGCCTCATTTGGGTTCTTGGGAAATTGGCGCACAAGCGATTGCCGAAAAGTTTGGCCCCACGTATGGCCCGATGGTGGCGTTGTTTCGCCCTGCCCGCAAAGCGTGGTTAGAGCCTTTGGTGGCTAACGCTCGCACGCGCCCGTATTTAGATTCCGCCCCCACATCACTGGCCGGTGTGCGCACCCTCATTCGCACCCTGCGCAACGGCGGTTACACCGCTATCTTGCCCGACCAAGTGCCGCCCTTAGGCCAGGGCGTTTGGGCGCCGTTCTTTGGTCGCGATGTGTACACCATGACCTTGCTGGCGAAGTTGGCGCAACAAACCGGTGCACAAGTCATCATGACGTGGTGCGAGCGGTTGCCAGCAGGACAAGGTTTTTGCATGCACATGCGGCCCTTTGACGCCCCCGAAGTGAAAGACAGCAGCGTATCGCCCGAGGTGGCTGCGGCTGCGGTCAACCGCGGCGTGGAACGCATGGTGCTGGACGCGCCCGGTCAATACCTGTGGGGCTACGCGCGTGACAAACAGCCGCGCGCAGAGGGCTAA
- the metK gene encoding methionine adenosyltransferase, translated as MSHDFLFTSESVSEGHPDKVADQISDAILDAIFEQDPLSRVAAETLTNTGLVVLAGEITTNAHVDYIQVARDTIKRIGYDNTDYGIDYKGCAVMVCYDKQSNDIAQGVDHASDDHLNIGAGDQGLMFGYACSETPELMPAPIYYAHRLVERQAQLRKDGRLPFLRPDAKSQVTMRYVDGKPHSIDTVVLSTQHSPDQSESATKMKASFNEAIIEELIKPVLPKEWLQDTKFLINPTGRFVIGGPQGDCGLTGRKIIVDTYGGACPHGGGAFSGKDPSKVDRSAAYAARYVAKNIVAAGLATQCQVQVAYAIGVARPMNITVNTAGTGVISDDKLSALVAEHFDLRPKGIIQMLDLLRPIYAKTAAYGHFGREEPEFTWERTDKAAALRAAAGL; from the coding sequence ATGTCTCACGACTTTCTCTTCACCTCTGAATCCGTTTCAGAAGGCCACCCAGACAAAGTGGCAGACCAAATCTCTGACGCGATTTTGGACGCCATCTTCGAGCAAGACCCACTCTCACGCGTGGCTGCCGAAACCCTGACCAACACCGGCTTGGTCGTCTTGGCTGGCGAGATCACCACCAACGCGCACGTGGACTACATCCAAGTCGCACGCGACACCATCAAACGCATCGGCTACGACAACACCGACTACGGCATCGACTACAAAGGTTGCGCTGTGATGGTGTGCTACGACAAGCAATCCAACGACATCGCCCAAGGCGTGGACCACGCGTCTGACGACCACCTCAACATCGGCGCGGGCGACCAAGGCCTGATGTTTGGCTACGCTTGCAGCGAAACGCCAGAGCTGATGCCCGCCCCCATTTACTACGCACACCGTTTGGTCGAGCGCCAAGCACAGTTGCGCAAAGATGGCCGCTTGCCTTTCTTGCGCCCCGACGCCAAGAGCCAAGTGACCATGCGCTACGTGGACGGCAAGCCTCACAGCATTGACACCGTGGTGTTATCCACCCAACACAGCCCTGACCAAAGCGAGTCAGCCACCAAGATGAAAGCCAGCTTCAATGAAGCCATCATCGAAGAGCTGATCAAGCCCGTGTTGCCCAAAGAGTGGTTGCAAGACACCAAGTTTTTGATCAACCCCACTGGCCGTTTCGTCATCGGCGGCCCACAAGGCGATTGCGGTTTGACTGGCCGCAAAATCATTGTGGACACCTACGGCGGCGCATGCCCTCACGGCGGTGGCGCGTTCTCAGGCAAAGACCCATCGAAGGTCGACCGCTCTGCCGCTTACGCTGCACGCTACGTGGCTAAAAACATCGTGGCTGCTGGCTTGGCGACACAGTGTCAAGTGCAAGTGGCTTACGCCATTGGCGTGGCTCGCCCTATGAACATCACGGTGAACACCGCAGGCACGGGCGTGATCTCTGACGACAAGTTGTCAGCACTGGTGGCCGAGCACTTTGACTTGCGCCCCAAAGGCATCATTCAAATGCTCGACTTGCTGCGTCCAATCTACGCCAAGACAGCGGCTTACGGTCACTTTGGTCGTGAAGAGCCAGAGTTCACTTGGGAAAGAACCGATAAAGCTGCGGCACTTCGTGCTGCAGCCGGTCTGTAA